A genomic window from Pocillopora verrucosa isolate sample1 chromosome 7, ASM3666991v2, whole genome shotgun sequence includes:
- the LOC131775761 gene encoding vasodilator-stimulated phosphoprotein-like, whose amino-acid sequence MSEQSIAQARASVMLYNNDRKEWEHSGGSSGLSRVHVYHHPVNNTYRIVGRKVQDHTVVINCALAKGLKYNEATPTFHQWRDQRQVYGLNFPSKEDAQVFGSAVNTALENLKSGGTAGLSHQLPMVPQQQPQYTNSSRGIDHDEVVNRDHFDGHDQYSRGKVSSENRSHRPQYDAPRETESPNSSTISLSTSPGPQLPPQNVPQAPPVPSAPPAPPAPPAPPAPPAAPPVPGGGPPAPPPPPPTPSGGGGGSLADQIAAAKLKKAAKAENESPRTERANSTSRSKSIGGGMDMMAEMQRKLAARKAKEEGREIEPVREETEARTERAPAAPRTTVSNPPPAPAFGNNNIKPNFSSIGKPTSNGARKNSKSESPLSNDQLEELKSELLAEFKQELDTAKREIIEAVRQEIARLR is encoded by the exons ATGAG cgaACAATCCATTGCTCAGGCACGGGCATCTGTAATGCTCTACAACAATGACAGAAAAGAATGGGAACACTCTGGAGGATCATCAGGGCTCTCCAGAGTTCATGTTTATCATCATCCAGTCAACAATACATACAGAATAGTTGGGAGAAAAGTACAAGATCATACG GTTGTTATAAACTGTGCATTAGCAAAAGGATTAAAATACAATGAAGCTACTCCAACTTTTCATCAATGGAGAGATCAGAGACAGGTGTATGGTTTGAATTTTCCAAGCAAAGAAGATGCACAAGTTTTTGGGTCAGCTGTGAATACTGCCTTGGAAAACCTCAAGAGTGGTGGCACTG CTGGACTTTCTCACCAGCTGCCCATGGTGCCCCAACAACAGCCCCAGTATACAAACAGCAGTAGGGGTATTGATCATGATGAAGTGGTGAATCGAGACCACTTTGATGGACATGACCAATATTCACGAGGGAAGGTCTCCTCAGAAAACAGATCTCACCGCCCTCAGTATGATGCACCTCGTGAAACAGAAAGCCCTAAT TCAAGCACTATTTCCTTGTCAACATCTCCTGGACCACAGTTGCCACCACAGA ATGTACCCCAGGCACCTCCTGTCCCATCAGCTCCACCTGCTCCCCCAGCACCCCCTGCTCCACCTGCTCCCCCAGCAGCTCCTCCTGTTCCTGGTGGGGGACCTCCTGCaccacctcctcctcctcctacACCTAGTGGTGGAGGTGGAGGCTCATTAGCAGATCAGATTGCAGCTGCAAAATTGAAGAAGGCAGCTAAG GCTGAAAATGAAAGTCCGAGAACTGAACGAGCTAATTCAACAAGTCGAAGTAAGTCCATAGGTGGGGGAATGGACATGATGGCAGAAATGCAAAGAAAGTTGGCTGCAAG GAAAGCCAAAGAGGAGGGAAGAGAAATCGAG cctGTCAGAGAGGAAACTGAGGCAAGAACAGAAAGAGCACCTGCTG CACCTCGCACCACTGTAAGCAATCCACCCCCAGCTCCAGCATTTGGAAACAACAACATTAAACCAAACTTCTCATCAATAGGGAAACCAACAAGTAATGGTGCCAG GAAAAACAGCAAGTCAGAATCCCCCTTAAGTAATGATCAGCTTGAAGAATTAAAATCG GAATTACTTGCTGAATTTAAACAGGAATTGGATACTGCCAAGAGAGAGATAATTGAAG CTGTAAGACAAGAAATTGCTCGCCTTCGGTGA